The genomic stretch TTTTTTGCTCGATGTGCGGAGCGGTTGAGCTTGGTCTGGACCGAGTTGAACCGCGGAGATCGTGGCAGCGCCAACGGGTGAACATCCACGGCGCAGATCCAAACGGCACTCGCGACCGTCATGGCGGCTTGGGCCGTGGACACGCGGAACGCTTCGGGGTGCTCTGACAGTCGCAGCTCCATTTGCTGAATGATGTGCTCCGTTGGCAAGTCATCGGTTGGCGAGCGAGCCGACAAACCGGGCGACTTCCTTCTCGACGAGCTCGGGCTGGTCGAGCCACACGAATATCGCCGCATCTTCGATCGTGCGTCGCTCCAAGAGCGGGTTCTTCTCGACGCCGTTCCAGGTGTCGAGAAAATAGTACCGGAGCCATTTGGTCGCCTCGTCCTCGAGCATTTGCTCGGGGAAACCGGGAGTGAGAACGAGCACCGGGGCTGCGATGTCGCCGAACTCCAGGGAGACATCGGAAGCCCAGAACTCCAGCAGATAGCGGATGTAGACGGGGAGCGGGCCGTGTGAGACCTGATCGAACAGATGGGCACCCCGCTCCGGGTCGAGCGAGTAGCTTCGCGGCGGAAAGTTGTTGTCGTTCCACGTCTCCAGGGTAACGGTCTTGAACCAGTTCGGGGCCATCCGCTCGTCCTGGTAACGGATGCGCTCTTCGAGGCTCGGCGACATGTTCGGGAGTGTCATGACTGCGGTGCCGGCGAAGAGGATGACGCCGCGGACGAGCTCGGGATGGTCGATTGCCACTCGAAGCCCGATCTGGCTTCCCTCGAGAAAGTGTCCGCCAACCACGGGCCGATCGAGCTTCTCCTTTGCGATCAAGTCGAGGAGAGCTCTGAGACCTCCGCGGATCCAGGTCTGCTCTCCGTAGCTCGTTCCCTCCGGGGGCATGGGTGGGGCTTTCGTGCCTCCCATGCCCGCGAGGGTGACGGCATACATCGTGTAATCCTTGTCGTGATTCTTCATGAACGGCTCGAAGACGCTCCAGCTGAAGCCGCCGCCGGGAATAAGGACCATGGGAACCGGGCCCGTTCCGCGTTTCTCGACGTGCCCGAAAGTGTTCGGCGGGGCCGTTTCGTAGCCTTTCGGATGCACCAGATTATTCAGGGTGGGATCCTGCGTCATGGAGCGCTCTTGGCCGGAGCGCAGGGGACTCGCGGCCGCCAGGCCGGCCAGAACCAACATGGTGTGAAGCTTCTTGTTTCTCGACATCGACGTACGACACCTCCTTCTAGGTCCCTACTCTCTGGTAGCGGAAGGTCGGCGTCGCCAGTCCTTATAAATCTTGACGAGAAATCTCGTCGCAATAGGCTGGGTCTCGCGCCACGACCCCGTCGGGCGAGTCGGCTGAACTCGATTAACGCGCTCCGCGCCGAGTAACCGCCATGACAAACTGCGAGTGGTAGAATCGCTCGAAACCAT from Vicinamibacteria bacterium encodes the following:
- a CDS encoding alpha/beta hydrolase; translation: MSRNKKLHTMLVLAGLAAASPLRSGQERSMTQDPTLNNLVHPKGYETAPPNTFGHVEKRGTGPVPMVLIPGGGFSWSVFEPFMKNHDKDYTMYAVTLAGMGGTKAPPMPPEGTSYGEQTWIRGGLRALLDLIAKEKLDRPVVGGHFLEGSQIGLRVAIDHPELVRGVILFAGTAVMTLPNMSPSLEERIRYQDERMAPNWFKTVTLETWNDNNFPPRSYSLDPERGAHLFDQVSHGPLPVYIRYLLEFWASDVSLEFGDIAAPVLVLTPGFPEQMLEDEATKWLRYYFLDTWNGVEKNPLLERRTIEDAAIFVWLDQPELVEKEVARFVGSLANR